GGCGCACGTGTGTAATCCTCACTCAGGGCCTTGGCCATCGATTCGTCCAGCGTGACGCGACGCAGAAACTCTGCGTGCGAGTCGATTCAATAGACGCACCGGTTGGCGGCTGATACCACCGTGGCGATCATCTCGTGCTGCCGCCGACTGAGCGGCAGCGCCGGCGACGTCAGGACGCCGAAGGTGGCGAAGGCGTGCCGCAGGGCTTCCGGGATCAGCGAGTGCGATGCCACGATCCCGGAGACGCCGTCGGCGGTCGGGTGCACCGGCGTGCCGTACTCGGCTGGGTACAAGGAGCGCTGGAATTCCACGGCCTGCTTGAGGGAATCGTCGGATAGCTCGAAAGGGACGGTGCGAATCCAGGTCATCGCGGCACCTCTCAGGTGAGGGCGGAGCGGTAATCGCGCGCGAAGCGATCGAAGGTGGTCGCGCGCCGCCCGAGGATCTGCTGGACCGAACCCAGCACGTCGGAGGCCAATCCGTCGTTCTCGTAGCGCTGCAGCTCGACCAGCGCGTCGATCAGCCAGGCCGGGTAGCCCTGCCGGGCCAGCTCGCCGGAGAGCGCATCTCCCGGCACGTTCACATAGGAAATCTTACGGCCGGTGGCGACCGACAGGCTGTTGGCCACCTGATGATAGCTCAACGACTCGGGGCCGCTGAGATCGTAGGCCCGACCTTCGTGCCCCGGGTCGGTGAGCACCCTCACGGCAACCTCGGCGATGTCGCGCACGTCGATTAGGCTCGATTTCGACTGACCGGCAGCCAGGGTGAAGGTGCTCCGGCTCCGGATCGACTCGCCATGGTAGGTGACGAAGTTCTGCATGAAGCCGTTGGGGCGCAGGAAAGTGTAGGGAATGCCGGAGGCCTCCACCCGCTTCTCCCCGGCGCGGTGCCAGCGGGCGAAGGAGTAACCCTCCTCCGAGGCGCGCCACACCGACAGCTTGACCAGCCGCTCGACGCCGGCCGCGACGGCCTGGGCGATCACGGAGGACTCCATCTCCACCAGGCGCTCGGAGACGGGACCGATCAGGATGAGCGCGGAGATCTCCTGCAGCGCCTCGACCAGGGTCGCGGGCTGGTCGTAGTCGATCCGCACGGCGTCGATCTCCCCGCGGCGCGCCGCGGCTGCCTTCTCCTCGGAATGATAGGCGGCCTTGAAGGGCACTCCGGCGGCGCCCAGAGATTTGACCACCTGCGTCCCGACGGTCCCGCTTGCCCCCGTCACCAGCACCCGGCTCATTTCGCGGTCTCCAGGACGACGCGCAGGAGCATCTCCTGCCCCAGCGCGAAGGCGTCGACGGCGACTTTCTCGTCCTTGGCGTGCATCGTTTTGAGCTCCTCCTCCTGGATGGGGGAAGGGAGCAGCCCGTAGGCGATCATGCCGCGCTTACGCAGGCCCTGGGAGTCGGTCCCGCCGGGGGACATGTAGGGAACCACCGGCGCGCCCGGGTACATCTTCGCGGCGACCTTGCGGATGGCTTCGAACAGCGGCGATGCCGTCGAGGAGGCGGACGCCGGAGGCGGGAACTCCATCGCCGGAGCCACGGTGACATCCGGATCGCCGATGGTGCGCTGCAGCATCTCCTGAAGCTTTGCGAGGTCGGTCCCGGGAAGCAGCCGGCAATTCAGGTTGCCCGTGGCCTCTGCGGGGATGACATTTTCCTTGTAACCGGCCTTGAGCATCGTCGGGGTGCAGGTGTTCCTCAGAACGGCGCCGAAATTCGGGTTCTTCGACAGCGCTTCGAAGCAGGCTTTGCCGGAGTTTTCCTCGAGCTTGCCCGCGCAGGCGGCCTGCTCGCCGGGCAGGCGCGACGCGATGCCCGAGAAGAAGGCGCGGGTCACGTCGTTCATCTCCACCGGAAACTCGATCTTCGAGACGCGATCCAGGGCCAGGACCAGGTGGTCCACGGGATTGTTCGCGGAGGGGATGGAGGAATGTCCGGCGACGCCGTGCGCCGTGATCGTGAAGTCCTGGTAGATTTTCTCGGTGGTCTGCACCGCGACGTAGAGCACCTTCCGATCGGGTCCCCAGAAGACGTAGCCGCCTTCATTGAGCACCAGCTCGGCGTCGAACAGCTCCGGCTGCTTCTTGAGCAGCGAGTCCATCCCGTTTGCGCCGCCCGTTTCTTCATCCGCTTCCGCCAGGAAGACGACGTCGCGAGACAGCTTCGCATGACTGCGGGCCAGCTCCAGCATCACCTGGAGCTCGGCGGCCGCCATTCCCTTGTCATCCAGCGTCCCGCGCCCCCATAGGTAGCCGTCCTTCTCGACAGCGCCGAAGGGATCGACGCTCCACCGGCTGGCTTCCACCGGCACCACGTCGATGTGGGCCATGATCAGGAGCGGCCGCTTCGATCCGTTCCCGCGGATGCGCGCGACCAGGGAGCCGCGTCCCGGCGCCGCTTCGAAGCGCTGCGCCTCCACGCCCGCCTCGCGCAGCTTTCCGGCCATGTAGTCGGCGACGCGAATCTCGTTGCCGGGGGGATTCGAGGTGTCGACCCGGACGATCGCTTTGAGGTGCTCGAGGCCTTCCCGGGCCGCACGGGCGTAGTCAGGCTCGGCCGCGAAGCAGGTCCGGATGGCGGGGGGCGCAAGCGACACGAAGGCGAGTGTCAGGACCAGCCTTCCGATGCGCCGGCTCATTTCCCCGCCGCCTGGCTGAGGACCCGCTCCTTGAAATAGCCGGGGGGAACGGTTCCCTGGGACAGCACCAGCTCGTGGAACCGCTTGTCGTCGTAGCGGTCGCCCAGCCGCTTGCGCGCTTCGTCGCGCAGCTCCTGGATCGCCAGCTTGCCGAGATGGTAGGTCACCGCCTGGGTGGGCCACTTCGAATAACGATAGATGGCGCGGCGCGCAGTGGCGCAGGAGGCGCGCCGGATGTCGTCGCTCTCGGGGGCTCTGCAGGCTCCCGGAAGGAAGTCGACGTTCTCGGTGTAATAGTCGATCGCCTGATCGAAGGTCAGCTTTCTGGTGTGCAGCCCCGTGTCCAAATGGACGCGGGCGTCTCGCAGGAGCTGTCCCTGGTAAGCGTAGAGCTTTTCCTCGGGAGTGTAGAACCCCTCCGGGGCGTCCTTCTGCGGCTCCGCCATCAGCGCCTCGGCGTACAGCCCCCAGCCTTCGGCGGCCGGCGAGTCCTCCCACATCGAGCTGGAATCCTCCACGGCCCCGGGGGTCAGCCAGCGGATCGGCGAGATAGCATCGCGCCGGGAATTGAGGAACTGGTAATACCAATCATGTCCTGGGAACCCCTCGTGGGCGCAGAGATCGGCCATGGCGTGCAGGTTGTTTTCCTTCAGCCGGCCGACGTCGCCGCCGGTCGGCGTGAGAAAGAAGCGGCCGATTCCCGTCGTCTTGAAGGGGGGAGCGGGATAGTAGGCGGCATCCACGCTGTCCACCAGGACCGCGGGCGTCTCGACGATCTCCAGCTTGTAGTCGGCGGGCAGGTCGAACATCCCCTTGGAGCGTCCGTAGGCCACCAGCTCCATCGCCTTGGCGCGGTAGGCCGTGAACATCTCGGCGTCGCTCTTGGGGTAGTCCTCCGACAGGGCGTCCATCACGTGCCGCACGGAGGCGTGCGCCTTGGCCGCGTCGCCCCATTCCAGCTTCAGCCCGAGTTTTTCCGCCACCGCGCGCGCCGTGGCCACCATCAGGTCCTGGGTGTCCCGCACCTTCTGGTCGCCGTAGCCGAACAGCTCCTCGGCCTTGCGATCGATCTTGAGGTTGTTGCGCAGCGCCCAGTCGTACTCGACCTGTCCCAGCGCAAAGGTGTCGGGAAGGTAGTCCTCGCGGAACGTCTCCTTCGCGTCGTCCGGCGACTTCAGGAAGATCTGGCCGAGGGTCTCGGCGAAATCGCCGTAGGCGTCGCCGGCCGCCAGGGCCAGCGGCGTGAGGTCGTTCAAGGTGCTGTCGCGATACGGCTGCTGCGACAGGTAGGCTCTCGCCTGATCCAGGAGGCGGTTGCGGAAATACTCGGCGTTGGACTTGGCAGCCTTGATCCCGTCCAGGCTCACCATGCGCCGGTCGGGCCGGTTGCCGGCGGAGACACCCTCCCGCAGGTTCTGGATCGCCGCATCCAGGTAGTCGGGCACCCGTTCGAGCCGCTGGGAGAGTGCGCCCCACTCCGCTTGCGTCCCGTAATTCCCGTTGCCCAGGTCGGTCATCTGCTGGATCTGCCAGTCCACGGCACGGAAAGGTCCCGTGGTGTAGGTGTCCAGCGCCCGCTGGTAGTAGCGGCGCTCCAGCGTCTGGTGCAGCAGAAAGCGCAGCTGGGCCTGCATCACCTGGTAGTCGATCTCATCGTCGGCGGAGAGAACCTTCGTGTCGACTTGCTTGAGTCCATCCTGGATCTTCTTGTAGAACGCCATCTCGTCGCGCCGTCCGAGCTCGGTATAGTCCTTGAGGTTTCGCGAGCAGG
This genomic stretch from Candidatus Polarisedimenticolia bacterium harbors:
- a CDS encoding M20/M25/M40 family metallo-hydrolase; translated protein: MSRRIGRLVLTLAFVSLAPPAIRTCFAAEPDYARAAREGLEHLKAIVRVDTSNPPGNEIRVADYMAGKLREAGVEAQRFEAAPGRGSLVARIRGNGSKRPLLIMAHIDVVPVEASRWSVDPFGAVEKDGYLWGRGTLDDKGMAAAELQVMLELARSHAKLSRDVVFLAEADEETGGANGMDSLLKKQPELFDAELVLNEGGYVFWGPDRKVLYVAVQTTEKIYQDFTITAHGVAGHSSIPSANNPVDHLVLALDRVSKIEFPVEMNDVTRAFFSGIASRLPGEQAACAGKLEENSGKACFEALSKNPNFGAVLRNTCTPTMLKAGYKENVIPAEATGNLNCRLLPGTDLAKLQEMLQRTIGDPDVTVAPAMEFPPPASASSTASPLFEAIRKVAAKMYPGAPVVPYMSPGGTDSQGLRKRGMIAYGLLPSPIQEEELKTMHAKDEKVAVDAFALGQEMLLRVVLETAK
- a CDS encoding SDR family oxidoreductase, with amino-acid sequence MSRVLVTGASGTVGTQVVKSLGAAGVPFKAAYHSEEKAAAARRGEIDAVRIDYDQPATLVEALQEISALILIGPVSERLVEMESSVIAQAVAAGVERLVKLSVWRASEEGYSFARWHRAGEKRVEASGIPYTFLRPNGFMQNFVTYHGESIRSRSTFTLAAGQSKSSLIDVRDIAEVAVRVLTDPGHEGRAYDLSGPESLSYHQVANSLSVATGRKISYVNVPGDALSGELARQGYPAWLIDALVELQRYENDGLASDVLGSVQQILGRRATTFDRFARDYRSALT
- a CDS encoding DUF885 domain-containing protein: MNRQRPGVRRMDACLAASVLLLTLCAACRAKPQISDFQKLRHEYFIGFLKNNPETCTYLGADGADKELAACSRNLKDYTELGRRDEMAFYKKIQDGLKQVDTKVLSADDEIDYQVMQAQLRFLLHQTLERRYYQRALDTYTTGPFRAVDWQIQQMTDLGNGNYGTQAEWGALSQRLERVPDYLDAAIQNLREGVSAGNRPDRRMVSLDGIKAAKSNAEYFRNRLLDQARAYLSQQPYRDSTLNDLTPLALAAGDAYGDFAETLGQIFLKSPDDAKETFREDYLPDTFALGQVEYDWALRNNLKIDRKAEELFGYGDQKVRDTQDLMVATARAVAEKLGLKLEWGDAAKAHASVRHVMDALSEDYPKSDAEMFTAYRAKAMELVAYGRSKGMFDLPADYKLEIVETPAVLVDSVDAAYYPAPPFKTTGIGRFFLTPTGGDVGRLKENNLHAMADLCAHEGFPGHDWYYQFLNSRRDAISPIRWLTPGAVEDSSSMWEDSPAAEGWGLYAEALMAEPQKDAPEGFYTPEEKLYAYQGQLLRDARVHLDTGLHTRKLTFDQAIDYYTENVDFLPGACRAPESDDIRRASCATARRAIYRYSKWPTQAVTYHLGKLAIQELRDEARKRLGDRYDDKRFHELVLSQGTVPPGYFKERVLSQAAGK